A section of the Serratia liquefaciens ATCC 27592 genome encodes:
- a CDS encoding ATP-binding protein — translation MLVDVTDIRRSEERALISEALLTDVTESLPVTVFQVCLSVDGDMRFTYVAGAAEATFGLSAETMMADHKSFHQRVNAEDLPMLQENLIRMQGTLAPFQNEFRMQVKNNQCWIRVNSGRGKRESNGDVLWGGYFEDITHSRQQEQALFEAKTKAEAAARAKATFLATMSHEIRTPVHGILGWLELLERTQLDDEQNRMLNTVQNSAQHLTQVIDDILDFSKLEAGQVSLENLAIDIRVFLSELMQTLSLQALKKNLTLHLYLDSRVAQKLMFDPVRLRQILMNFLSNSLKFTRSGHITLQLVLLADQQSRQWLRFSVIDTGIGIPADMQQQLFQPFQQAEASTTRRFGGTGLGLAISKGLAQQMNGELTMLSQPGEGTTLSFDVHFDVYAPSPALPALLGTRVTLWCDDKVITQNLREMLLALGLTVTCRSGSQQTALILSGCDLLFIEENMLATIAIPAAAREKVVTLSIKPRSDNAADRHTLNVTPLSWERVHKLCVTLLIEQKKQATSSMALPETTTIDTTLSREHALANGSLILVAEDHPISRELIKHQLQILGYSFDIVEDGQQALLAIESTKYGLAIIDCHMPYIDGLELSRLIRKKEAANNSARLKIVALTAGVLEEQEDQCIAAGMDAYLTKPIDIKGLKDILTRYIAPRAVTATAFTSACSEASFNIDMVSLNKRYGSEEKTRVVVGMMLGNLEHGLHQLATSRASAQQGLIVRHLSLDLGALNCHMLATRATRLEARLNQGKVNLTDDLQDFKRAIEQLIMQLHML, via the coding sequence GTGTTGGTTGACGTCACTGATATACGCCGCTCTGAAGAACGAGCACTGATCTCCGAAGCCCTGTTAACCGACGTGACCGAATCACTGCCGGTTACCGTATTTCAAGTCTGCCTCTCGGTGGATGGCGATATGCGTTTCACCTACGTAGCGGGTGCCGCAGAAGCCACCTTCGGCTTATCTGCCGAAACCATGATGGCCGACCACAAAAGCTTCCACCAGCGAGTGAATGCCGAAGATCTGCCCATGCTGCAGGAAAATTTAATCCGCATGCAAGGCACGCTGGCCCCCTTCCAGAACGAGTTCCGTATGCAGGTCAAAAATAACCAGTGTTGGATACGCGTCAATTCAGGCAGAGGAAAACGCGAAAGCAACGGGGATGTACTGTGGGGCGGTTATTTTGAAGATATTACCCACTCCCGCCAGCAGGAACAGGCGCTGTTCGAAGCGAAAACCAAGGCTGAAGCCGCCGCCCGTGCCAAAGCCACCTTCCTTGCTACCATGAGCCATGAGATACGCACACCGGTACACGGCATTCTTGGCTGGTTGGAACTGCTGGAAAGAACCCAGTTGGATGATGAACAAAATAGAATGCTGAATACCGTGCAAAATTCTGCGCAGCATTTAACCCAAGTGATTGACGATATTCTTGATTTCTCCAAGCTGGAGGCGGGCCAGGTCTCACTGGAGAATTTGGCGATAGATATTCGAGTATTCCTGTCAGAACTGATGCAAACCCTCAGTCTGCAAGCGTTGAAAAAAAACCTGACCTTGCATCTTTATCTCGACAGTCGGGTCGCACAGAAACTGATGTTCGATCCGGTCCGATTGCGTCAAATTTTAATGAATTTTCTCAGTAACTCGCTGAAGTTTACCCGTTCAGGCCATATTACGTTGCAGTTAGTTCTCCTTGCCGATCAGCAAAGTCGGCAATGGTTGCGTTTCAGCGTCATCGATACCGGTATCGGCATTCCTGCAGACATGCAGCAGCAGCTGTTTCAACCTTTTCAGCAGGCAGAAGCGTCCACCACTCGTCGTTTTGGCGGTACCGGCCTGGGGTTAGCAATCTCCAAAGGCCTGGCACAGCAGATGAACGGGGAGCTCACCATGCTCAGTCAGCCTGGTGAAGGTACCACCCTCAGTTTCGACGTTCATTTCGATGTTTATGCTCCTTCACCGGCGTTACCGGCGCTGTTAGGCACCCGCGTTACCCTATGGTGTGATGACAAGGTTATCACCCAAAACCTGCGGGAAATGCTGCTGGCGTTAGGCCTTACCGTCACCTGCCGGTCCGGCTCGCAGCAGACTGCGCTTATCCTGTCCGGCTGCGATCTGCTGTTTATAGAGGAAAACATGCTGGCAACGATTGCAATACCTGCCGCAGCCCGGGAAAAGGTGGTCACTCTGAGTATTAAACCGCGGTCTGACAATGCTGCGGACCGGCATACCCTCAATGTCACGCCATTATCCTGGGAAAGAGTGCACAAACTTTGCGTCACCCTGTTAATCGAGCAAAAAAAACAGGCGACAAGCTCCATGGCACTGCCAGAAACAACCACCATCGATACCACCCTAAGCCGTGAACATGCTCTGGCGAACGGAAGTTTGATTTTGGTTGCCGAAGACCACCCTATCAGCCGAGAACTGATCAAGCATCAGCTGCAAATATTGGGTTATAGCTTTGATATTGTTGAGGATGGCCAGCAGGCTTTGCTGGCAATAGAAAGCACAAAATATGGCCTGGCGATTATCGATTGCCACATGCCCTATATCGACGGTCTGGAATTGAGTCGCCTGATCCGCAAAAAAGAGGCTGCGAATAATAGCGCAAGGCTGAAGATTGTCGCGCTGACAGCGGGCGTCCTGGAAGAGCAAGAAGATCAGTGTATTGCTGCCGGCATGGATGCTTACCTGACAAAACCCATTGATATTAAAGGGTTGAAGGATATTCTCACCCGTTATATTGCGCCAAGAGCGGTAACCGCAACTGCGTTCACTTCAGCTTGCTCAGAGGCGTCATTCAATATAGACATGGTCTCTTTGAATAAGCGATATGGTTCAGAAGAAAAAACCAGAGTGGTCGTGGGCATGATGCTTGGCAATCTGGAGCATGGGCTACATCAACTGGCCACAAGCCGTGCCTCAGCGCAGCAAGGGTTGATCGTGCGTCATTTGTCATTGGACCTGGGTGCGCTGAATTGCCATATGCTGGCCACGCGGGCGACAAGATTGGAAGCCAGGCTAAATCAGGGCAAGGTGAACCTCACCGATGATCTGCAGGATTTCAAACGGGCCATTGAGCAGTTGATCATGCAATTGCATATGCTGTAG
- a CDS encoding FadR/GntR family transcriptional regulator, which translates to MKTTNCSISETLISVLSRRIMDGDWSAGDSLPGENDLALQYAVSRTTVRNALQVLAAKGLINIQAKKRSTVNPQDRWSFLDVDVMSWLDEKGFDHSLMEQLLVTRLIFEPNIAALAALHATEEDIIRLNDACNIMGQGQKLGKKYLFEKGDLAFHLALLDASHNAFMRSLGNALATAMSFSFKQTLEADVRLTKEAVHEHRELLVAVQNKDPQAARWRMRLILEHAAQKSPWQNYQQMFEHIS; encoded by the coding sequence ATGAAAACCACAAACTGCAGCATATCTGAAACGTTGATCAGCGTATTATCTCGCCGAATCATGGATGGTGACTGGAGCGCCGGTGATTCTCTGCCTGGCGAAAATGATTTGGCGCTACAATACGCCGTTTCCCGCACCACGGTACGAAATGCGCTGCAAGTATTAGCGGCCAAAGGACTGATTAATATTCAGGCGAAGAAACGCAGTACGGTGAACCCGCAGGATCGGTGGAGCTTTCTGGATGTTGACGTCATGTCTTGGCTGGATGAAAAAGGGTTCGACCACTCATTGATGGAACAGCTGTTAGTTACGCGTTTGATATTTGAACCTAACATTGCCGCGTTAGCCGCCCTCCATGCCACGGAGGAGGACATCATCCGTTTGAATGACGCCTGTAACATCATGGGGCAGGGGCAAAAACTGGGTAAAAAATACCTGTTTGAGAAAGGCGACCTCGCTTTTCATTTGGCATTGCTGGATGCCAGCCACAATGCTTTTATGCGCTCATTAGGGAATGCTTTGGCCACTGCCATGTCATTTTCATTTAAACAAACGTTGGAAGCCGACGTGCGCTTAACCAAAGAAGCGGTGCATGAACATCGTGAACTCTTGGTGGCGGTACAGAACAAGGATCCGCAGGCTGCCCGCTGGCGCATGCGGTTGATCCTCGAACATGCAGCTCAAAAAAGCCCGTGGCAAAACTATCAGCAGATGTTTGAACACATCAGTTAA
- a CDS encoding MFS transporter, which yields MDNDLHLSTVKKMNLRLIPFIMLLYLIAYIDRANISVAALQMNADLALTAEMYGIAAGIFFVSYILFEIPSNIILTRVGAKIWIARIMVTWGVIAMGMSLVQTPLQLYTMRFLLGVAEAGFTPGIIYYLSCWYPRSDRARAMSMFYIGAALASLIGLPISGAILQMNDVLNIAGWRWLFLLEGAPAILLGIVVYFYLDNKPEDAKWLGPQQRAWLAGVLTQEAKQTPTQQEHHWQAAFKNRKVWLLSLMWLLQAFGTIGIGLFLPLIIKGVVSEQSNFIITLLSAVPFLFACMFMYFNGHYSDTHRARAVPLGLPLILSGLLLLAAIYSTNMVIAYVLLVFTIALNWAIIPIFWAVTTETVSGVAAAASIALINAVANIVGLALPPVIGRIKDMTSSYDAALIMVAIALVLGGIIGLQVGRWKHIAKLPIHQDTPEH from the coding sequence ATGGATAATGACCTTCATCTTTCAACCGTAAAGAAAATGAACCTAAGACTTATTCCATTCATCATGCTTCTTTACTTAATCGCATATATAGATCGCGCTAACATTTCAGTCGCCGCATTACAAATGAATGCTGACTTAGCATTAACCGCAGAAATGTATGGTATTGCGGCTGGCATATTTTTTGTCTCTTATATCCTGTTTGAGATCCCCAGCAATATTATTCTCACCCGAGTGGGGGCTAAAATCTGGATCGCCCGCATTATGGTCACCTGGGGGGTGATTGCCATGGGAATGAGCTTGGTACAAACACCGCTGCAACTCTACACCATGCGTTTTCTGCTTGGCGTGGCGGAAGCCGGCTTTACGCCTGGGATCATTTACTACCTTTCCTGCTGGTATCCGCGCAGCGACCGCGCGCGAGCCATGTCGATGTTTTATATCGGTGCGGCACTGGCTTCGCTCATTGGGTTACCAATCTCCGGTGCCATTCTACAGATGAATGATGTGCTGAATATCGCTGGCTGGCGCTGGCTATTCTTGCTTGAGGGGGCACCGGCGATATTATTGGGTATCGTGGTTTACTTCTACCTGGACAACAAGCCGGAAGATGCCAAATGGCTGGGGCCACAGCAGCGGGCCTGGTTGGCAGGCGTACTGACACAAGAAGCCAAACAAACCCCTACGCAGCAAGAGCATCATTGGCAAGCTGCGTTCAAAAACCGCAAAGTGTGGCTACTGAGCCTGATGTGGTTGTTGCAAGCCTTTGGCACCATCGGCATCGGTTTATTTCTGCCATTGATCATCAAAGGCGTGGTCAGCGAGCAAAGCAATTTCATCATTACCCTACTTTCCGCCGTTCCCTTTTTGTTCGCCTGTATGTTTATGTACTTTAATGGTCACTATTCCGACACCCATCGCGCCCGTGCTGTGCCATTGGGGTTACCGCTCATCCTTTCAGGCCTGTTGTTGTTGGCGGCAATTTACAGCACAAACATGGTAATAGCTTACGTTTTATTGGTTTTCACCATTGCGCTGAACTGGGCGATCATACCCATTTTCTGGGCAGTCACGACGGAAACGGTGTCCGGCGTAGCGGCAGCGGCTTCCATTGCGCTGATCAACGCCGTGGCTAATATCGTTGGGCTGGCGCTACCGCCGGTTATCGGTCGAATCAAAGATATGACCAGTAGCTATGATGCCGCCTTGATTATGGTGGCAATCGCCCTGGTACTGGGGGGAATTATCGGTTTACAAGTCGGACGTTGGAAACACATAGCTAAACTGCCGATACACCAAGATACGCCAGAACATTGA
- a CDS encoding 2-hydroxyacid dehydrogenase, whose translation MENVILQIAPVPMQLTQRLHQHFTLFNAAQLTTEQQIELIPRVRVLLINGETPLDDTTMARYPNLQLIAVFGVGYERVDAQAAYKRNIQISNTPGVLTDDVADLAFGLMLACSRQIVGAQRFIERGDWAGQSYRWTNKVSGSRLGILGLGRIGRAIARRASAFDMSVSYHSRTQYADFAGEYCATPQALAAHCDFLVVCAPGGDGSRDLVNAEVLQALGPTGILINIARGSVVDEAALVNAIEHKLIAGAGLDVFCDEPHVPATLLQRDNVVITPHMGSATESTRRAMSELVYENISAYFAGKPLLTVTEKP comes from the coding sequence ATGGAAAACGTTATTTTGCAGATAGCGCCGGTGCCCATGCAATTGACTCAGCGCTTGCACCAGCACTTCACATTATTTAATGCTGCCCAGCTCACTACAGAACAACAGATTGAATTGATACCTCGGGTTCGTGTTTTACTAATCAACGGTGAAACACCGTTGGACGACACCACTATGGCGCGCTATCCCAATCTGCAGTTGATCGCCGTTTTTGGTGTGGGGTATGAACGTGTAGATGCTCAAGCCGCCTACAAGCGTAATATTCAGATTAGCAATACGCCGGGTGTACTCACCGACGACGTTGCCGATTTGGCCTTTGGGCTGATGCTGGCGTGCTCCCGCCAGATTGTCGGTGCACAGCGCTTTATCGAACGCGGTGATTGGGCTGGCCAGAGCTACCGTTGGACAAACAAAGTCAGCGGTAGCCGGCTCGGCATTCTCGGCCTGGGTCGTATTGGTCGGGCTATCGCCCGGCGTGCTTCGGCGTTTGATATGTCGGTAAGCTATCACAGCCGTACTCAGTACGCGGACTTTGCAGGTGAGTACTGTGCAACGCCGCAAGCACTGGCGGCGCACTGTGATTTCCTGGTGGTGTGCGCTCCTGGGGGAGACGGTAGCCGCGATCTGGTCAATGCCGAGGTGTTACAGGCTCTCGGCCCCACGGGGATTTTAATCAATATCGCTCGCGGCTCGGTCGTAGATGAGGCTGCTTTGGTGAACGCCATTGAACATAAGTTGATTGCCGGCGCGGGGCTGGACGTGTTCTGCGATGAACCGCACGTGCCAGCTACACTGCTGCAACGCGATAACGTGGTGATCACCCCGCATATGGGCAGCGCCACGGAAAGCACCCGCAGGGCAATGTCGGAGCTGGTTTACGAAAATATTAGCGCCTACTTTGCCGGCAAGCCTTTGCTTACTGTGACAGAAAAACCGTAA
- a CDS encoding DUF1120 domain-containing protein → MRKIFTALVLGLTMSQPVFSAIDTRITEAQSFLPVDTRCSLSAGTPVIDYGTQSRWQLQDVAGSNAVTPGKRTLILNVVCPYSQTMRLVLRGDRAANGDLRYGEQGSVNIRLLNFQLDGQNVQVASSAQAGLLDGAPESSLMLQPGKVFAVVQNGQLVKGQSFTARVEIEPIMPESAARIASRQVSEAHLTLELID, encoded by the coding sequence ATGAGAAAAATTTTTACGGCTCTGGTGTTGGGGTTAACAATGAGCCAGCCGGTGTTTTCGGCCATTGATACCCGTATTACTGAGGCCCAATCATTCTTACCTGTGGACACGCGATGCAGTTTGTCCGCTGGCACGCCAGTAATCGACTATGGTACCCAATCGCGTTGGCAACTGCAGGACGTGGCGGGTAGCAATGCGGTGACGCCAGGCAAGCGTACGCTGATCCTCAATGTGGTGTGTCCTTATAGCCAGACGATGCGTTTGGTACTACGCGGTGATCGTGCCGCCAATGGCGATCTACGCTACGGTGAGCAGGGCAGTGTTAATATCCGACTGCTGAACTTTCAACTGGATGGGCAGAATGTGCAGGTTGCATCATCGGCTCAGGCCGGACTGCTTGATGGCGCACCCGAATCCAGCTTGATGTTGCAACCCGGTAAGGTATTTGCTGTTGTGCAAAATGGTCAATTGGTCAAAGGGCAAAGTTTTACTGCACGCGTCGAGATTGAACCCATAATGCCGGAGAGTGCCGCCCGTATCGCTTCCCGTCAGGTAAGCGAAGCTCACCTGACGTTGGAGTTGATAGACTGA
- a CDS encoding fimbria/pilus outer membrane usher protein has translation MRHDDHVNVWPTLSVLSLALLAVLATTSPVLAAVPDERADDVEFDHQAMLARGIDPKLAEWFRQSPRFLPGESTVALTINGNARGKVKVRFDQSGKLCADEAFQKEAGLISPPGYSKKIACFDLKTAWPQTEVNLEPGEARVDVVLPPEAVIAPDMDRGSWNHGGFAGMLNYDAQYMDSAGASAGTNFMQLGTEAGFNISDWIVRSQQTFSRFNGKDQMQHQAAYAQRTFSGIKKVFQAGQVSLSNSMFGTGQVLGLQVFPEAALQSSRGGAGLVEGIADSQSVVEVRQSGVLVYSTTVPAGPFRLQGFSLLNTRSDLLVTVTGGNGEKRQFSVPASTLLMNGPAVAPGMSFGIGKLDQQGSSEAPLIGTLANGWVLNPYTALNAGLLGSSPYRAAAVGVDSQLFNATFLSMQTTAAQDDTHGNKGLSATAVLSHKLTERIGVSVNAVQQTSGYRDLSDALQTDSLDTAGRNRNQYGGGISWSLASLGNLSLSWARSSTFAGDATNYVRGGWSKQFNRVYLGATLDHDTGSRNSDAETRLYITVNIPFGDSRSISSYLNNSSRNGSRGGMRYSDRGQQDGGWSLSSERDFRNRRTSATGSIDKVTPVSQLSGSISQDSDNYTSWSARASGAIVAHPHGITLSPYRVNDTFGIAKVGEEAGVRLDSPAGPIWTDGRGYAVLPSLSGYKRSAIQVDTRSLAKNVDISNAWQETEAARGSVSYVDFHVIRTRRVLVDVKDVENKPLPYGASVFDAAGNFVTVVGNKGSVFISDAAESNKLDVQVSGKTICSFPLSLPAQAGTSGLYETADAVCR, from the coding sequence ATGCGACACGACGATCACGTTAACGTATGGCCAACACTTTCAGTTCTGTCATTGGCTCTGTTGGCTGTATTGGCCACGACTTCGCCTGTGTTGGCTGCTGTGCCGGATGAACGAGCGGATGATGTTGAGTTTGATCACCAGGCAATGTTGGCGCGAGGCATTGATCCTAAGCTTGCCGAGTGGTTTCGTCAGTCGCCACGTTTTTTGCCTGGTGAATCCACTGTGGCCTTGACGATTAATGGCAACGCCCGGGGTAAGGTTAAAGTTCGTTTTGATCAGAGCGGAAAGTTGTGTGCCGATGAGGCCTTTCAGAAAGAGGCCGGCCTGATATCACCTCCTGGTTACAGTAAGAAAATCGCCTGTTTTGATCTGAAAACTGCCTGGCCTCAAACCGAAGTGAACCTTGAACCGGGCGAGGCTAGGGTTGATGTGGTGTTACCTCCAGAAGCAGTGATCGCTCCCGATATGGATAGAGGGAGTTGGAACCACGGCGGCTTTGCCGGCATGCTGAATTACGATGCACAGTATATGGATTCTGCCGGAGCCTCTGCGGGTACGAACTTTATGCAATTGGGGACGGAGGCCGGCTTTAATATCAGCGACTGGATTGTTCGTAGCCAACAGACTTTTTCCCGTTTCAATGGCAAAGATCAAATGCAGCATCAGGCAGCTTATGCGCAGCGCACTTTCTCGGGGATTAAAAAGGTATTTCAGGCCGGGCAGGTTAGTTTGTCCAACTCGATGTTTGGCACGGGGCAGGTGTTGGGGCTCCAGGTGTTCCCGGAGGCCGCCCTGCAAAGTAGTCGCGGTGGAGCGGGATTGGTCGAAGGTATTGCTGATAGTCAATCGGTAGTGGAAGTCCGTCAATCTGGCGTGTTGGTTTATAGCACTACCGTGCCTGCCGGGCCATTTCGCCTGCAGGGGTTCTCGTTGCTAAATACCCGTTCCGATCTGTTAGTGACGGTAACTGGCGGCAACGGTGAGAAGCGCCAGTTTTCCGTACCCGCTTCCACCCTGTTGATGAATGGGCCTGCTGTTGCTCCAGGAATGTCATTTGGCATCGGTAAGCTTGATCAGCAAGGTAGCAGCGAAGCACCGTTGATCGGTACTCTGGCTAACGGTTGGGTGCTTAATCCCTACACGGCCCTCAACGCGGGGTTGCTCGGTTCTTCACCTTATCGCGCAGCCGCCGTAGGCGTGGATAGTCAGCTGTTTAATGCTACGTTTCTTTCTATGCAAACCACTGCCGCGCAGGACGATACCCACGGCAACAAGGGGCTATCGGCTACTGCAGTGTTAAGCCATAAGCTAACAGAGCGCATTGGGGTTAGCGTCAATGCCGTTCAACAAACGTCTGGCTATCGAGATTTAAGTGATGCACTGCAAACCGATAGTTTGGATACTGCCGGTCGCAACAGAAACCAGTATGGCGGTGGCATCAGTTGGTCGCTGGCAAGCCTCGGCAACCTGTCTTTGTCTTGGGCCCGCAGCAGCACCTTTGCTGGCGATGCCACAAATTACGTACGCGGCGGTTGGAGTAAACAGTTTAATCGCGTTTACCTTGGTGCCACCCTGGATCACGATACCGGCAGCCGCAACAGCGATGCGGAAACTCGCCTGTATATCACGGTCAATATCCCATTTGGCGACAGCCGCAGCATCAGCAGCTACCTTAATAACAGCTCACGTAACGGCAGCCGCGGCGGAATGCGTTATAGCGATCGCGGCCAACAGGACGGGGGATGGAGCCTCTCCAGCGAACGTGATTTCCGCAATCGGCGCACATCCGCTACCGGCAGCATCGATAAGGTTACTCCGGTCAGCCAGCTAAGCGGCAGCATAAGCCAGGATTCGGACAACTACACGTCTTGGTCGGCACGTGCCTCGGGAGCCATTGTGGCTCACCCCCACGGCATTACGCTTTCTCCTTACCGTGTCAATGATACTTTCGGCATCGCTAAAGTTGGAGAAGAAGCCGGTGTTCGTCTGGACTCTCCAGCAGGCCCAATTTGGACTGATGGGCGCGGTTATGCGGTTCTGCCATCCCTTAGCGGATATAAGCGTTCCGCCATTCAGGTGGATACCCGCAGCCTGGCGAAAAATGTCGATATCAGCAATGCCTGGCAGGAGACTGAGGCGGCACGTGGTTCAGTGAGTTATGTCGATTTTCATGTGATACGCACTCGGCGGGTGTTAGTCGATGTTAAAGATGTCGAGAATAAACCTTTGCCTTACGGCGCTAGCGTATTTGATGCGGCTGGCAATTTTGTCACCGTAGTTGGCAACAAGGGGAGCGTATTTATTTCCGATGCGGCTGAATCCAACAAACTGGACGTGCAGGTTTCCGGTAAAACGATATGTTCATTTCCCCTTTCATTACCGGCACAGGCTGGCACCAGCGGCTTGTATGAAACTGCCGATGCAGTATGCCGCTGA
- a CDS encoding fimbria/pilus chaperone family protein, producing MTLSSLFNIGAVSLLLFSASSHATGMVPETSVVVVEQDDGEGAINIKNTDGFPVLLLTTLENIKDDPETLVSVTPPAARVEPGKTQRVRFILTNKTPLTTERLTRVIFEGVPPQQKGKNEVRMTVRQNLPVIIRPTGLERDPAPWKRLVWKQSGNSLMVNNPSPYVVRLGQGVTTLPDNTHWMLPNSYVLPGQTFTLTPDGGKKAGVGQQVRISPATTWGYTVNSYDAELSH from the coding sequence ATGACCCTTTCTTCCCTGTTTAATATTGGGGCGGTTTCCTTGCTGCTATTTTCTGCCAGCAGCCATGCAACCGGTATGGTGCCTGAGACTTCAGTAGTGGTGGTCGAACAAGATGATGGCGAAGGTGCAATTAACATTAAAAATACCGATGGCTTTCCGGTATTGCTGTTGACCACGCTGGAAAATATCAAAGATGATCCTGAAACCCTGGTGAGTGTTACCCCGCCAGCGGCGCGCGTTGAGCCAGGTAAAACCCAGCGCGTACGTTTTATTCTGACCAACAAAACGCCGCTGACAACTGAACGTCTGACACGCGTCATTTTTGAAGGTGTGCCGCCGCAGCAAAAAGGTAAAAATGAAGTACGCATGACAGTGCGTCAAAACCTGCCGGTTATTATCCGTCCAACAGGATTGGAAAGAGACCCTGCCCCCTGGAAGCGACTGGTCTGGAAGCAAAGTGGCAACAGCTTAATGGTTAATAATCCATCGCCTTACGTAGTGCGGCTGGGCCAGGGAGTGACAACGCTACCGGATAATACCCACTGGATGCTGCCTAACAGTTATGTTTTACCAGGCCAAACGTTCACGCTTACACCTGACGGTGGCAAGAAAGCTGGCGTCGGTCAGCAGGTTCGAATTTCTCCGGCCACCACTTGGGGCTATACCGTCAACAGCTATGATGCTGAATTAAGCCATTGA
- a CDS encoding DUF1120 domain-containing protein — MMNKTKVNLCVLAVLAATSLPVLAASIDVKVIGTITPAACTPMVSGGGTIDYGTIKAGSLSLDEFTALDEKQLDLSISCAAPAKVALKATNNRPNTVAGATTDGAGGASLVNIFGKSNVPIVGLGLDGTHRIGGYVIKIEDSSVIADSKNVDSIYKNVGEASWTKGGEGVLYNDTAVRQVSWATSGASEPVAFQKLTGKVTVRAYINKASDLDLTKPVQLNGSSTIELVYL, encoded by the coding sequence ATGATGAATAAGACAAAAGTAAATCTCTGTGTGTTGGCCGTATTGGCAGCCACTTCTCTGCCAGTTCTCGCCGCAAGTATAGATGTAAAGGTCATAGGGACTATTACGCCTGCGGCCTGTACGCCAATGGTCTCCGGTGGGGGCACTATTGATTACGGCACAATTAAAGCAGGGTCGCTGTCGCTGGACGAATTTACTGCTTTGGATGAGAAGCAGTTGGATCTTTCCATCAGTTGTGCAGCCCCAGCGAAAGTGGCTCTGAAAGCCACTAATAACCGTCCAAATACCGTGGCGGGGGCGACTACCGATGGGGCCGGTGGCGCCAGTCTGGTTAATATCTTTGGCAAAAGTAATGTGCCTATTGTGGGGTTGGGGCTTGATGGTACCCATCGTATCGGGGGATATGTCATCAAAATCGAAGATAGCAGCGTGATTGCAGATAGCAAGAATGTTGACAGTATCTATAAGAACGTTGGCGAAGCCTCTTGGACAAAAGGCGGCGAGGGTGTTTTATATAATGACACTGCCGTTCGTCAGGTATCTTGGGCTACCAGTGGTGCCTCCGAACCTGTCGCCTTCCAAAAACTCACCGGTAAAGTAACGGTACGAGCCTATATCAATAAAGCTTCCGATTTGGACCTGACCAAACCTGTGCAGTTAAACGGGTCGTCCACTATCGAGCTTGTTTACCTTTAA
- a CDS encoding DUF1120 domain-containing protein, whose amino-acid sequence MKKMQITACALAVLTITSLPSLAKDIEVKVTGSVTPSGCTPTLTSDGTVDYGIIKSDSLTLDAYTKLEKKELDLTIACDAPVKLALETKNGRPNTLAGVDTEDAVSGAGLSPVSGLVSGATAVVGLGLSNSARIGGYAISATGLKADGSTTPIITRGGSAGKWTGEDSSLYSVGVKRQLSWMQGMVQEPAAFKNLTINLTVQAYINKASELDLTKPVILDGLSTIELVYL is encoded by the coding sequence ATGAAAAAAATGCAAATAACCGCCTGTGCGTTGGCCGTGTTGACAATCACATCTTTGCCTTCGTTGGCAAAAGATATAGAAGTAAAGGTTACCGGTAGCGTTACGCCATCCGGCTGTACTCCTACGTTGACCAGTGATGGTACCGTTGATTATGGCATTATCAAATCTGATTCTTTGACGTTGGATGCTTACACTAAGTTAGAAAAAAAAGAGTTGGATTTAACCATTGCTTGCGATGCACCGGTGAAGTTGGCGCTAGAGACGAAGAATGGTCGTCCGAATACGCTGGCTGGCGTTGATACTGAAGATGCGGTATCTGGTGCGGGTCTTTCTCCTGTTAGTGGTTTAGTGAGTGGAGCAACGGCAGTAGTAGGTCTTGGGCTCAGTAACTCAGCACGTATCGGGGGATACGCGATCAGCGCCACGGGGCTTAAAGCAGACGGTAGCACTACTCCAATCATCACGCGAGGGGGGAGTGCAGGGAAGTGGACGGGGGAAGATAGTAGCCTCTATAGCGTTGGTGTTAAACGTCAGCTTTCGTGGATGCAGGGCATGGTCCAAGAGCCTGCGGCCTTCAAAAACTTAACCATAAACTTAACGGTGCAAGCCTATATCAATAAAGCTTCTGAATTGGATCTGACCAAACCGGTTATTTTGGATGGCTTGAGCACCATCGAGTTAGTGTACCTATAA